A section of the Babylonia areolata isolate BAREFJ2019XMU chromosome 1, ASM4173473v1, whole genome shotgun sequence genome encodes:
- the LOC143282520 gene encoding aquaporin-8-like produces the protein MSAAATEFSPLISSSQEHVSVNSGAVSDSGGGRRYEEYVRPVLAELVGTTLFVCVGVLCEQYAAAATTSVPGMGTNSVADSSMCVAVSQGLLITVLVTAFGDISGAHVNPAVTFGVLLADAVSVGKTVLYVIAQLAGALLGATLSRVILPSHLYTAIGGGAHTLGSGVEPGEGVLCEVVLTAVLVLTVLVSAVDPRTKSPLAPLAVGFAVIVNVLAGAQITGGSMNPARSFGPAVVISFETSGYWNYHYVYWVGPFLGSLVAGVLYRLLFASGEKRLVFKS, from the exons ATGTCGGCTGCAGCCACAGAATTTTCCCCGCTCATTTCCTCATCACAAGAACACGTCAGCGTCAATTCCGGTGCGGTTTCGGATTCTGGCGGAGGAAGAAGGTATGAGGAGTACGTGCGGCCCGTGTTAGCGGAACTGGTGGGTACCAcgctgttcgtgtgtgtgggagTGCTGTGCGAGCAGTACGCCGCCGCTGCCACCACTTCAGTGCCGGGGATGGGGACCAACTCTGTGGCTGACAGttccatgtgtgtggctgtgagccAAGGTTTGCTCATCACCGTGCTGGTCACGGCTTTTGGGGACATCAG CGGAGCGCACGTGAACCCTGCCGTGACGTTTGGAGTGCTGTTGGCAGACGCCGTCAGTGTGGGCAAGACTGTGCTCTACGTCATCGCCCAGCTGGCAGGCGCTCTTCTGGGGGCTACTCTGTCCAGG GTTATTCTGCCCTCTCACCTGTACACGGCCATCGGGGGAGGAGCCCACACGCTGGGGTCGGGGGTGGAgccgggggagggggtgctgtgcGAGGTGGTGCTGACCGCGGTGCTGGTGCTGACCGTGCTGGTCAGTGCAGTGGACCCCCGGACCAAGTCGCCCCTGGCCCCGCTCGCGGTCGGCTTCGCTGTCATCGTCAATGTGCTTGCAGG AGCACAGATAACGGGAGGCTCCATGAACCCGGCTCGCAGCTTCGGTCCAGCAGTGGTGATCAGCTTTGAAACGTCAGGGTACTGGAACTATCACTACGTCTACTGGGTTGGGCCTTTCTTGGGCTCCCTGGTCGCAGGGGTTTTATACAG GTTGCTGTTTGCCAGTGGAGAGAAACGACTGGTGTTCAAGTCCTAA